The Vagococcus penaei genome includes the window ACGAACCATCGATTATTATCGGGCGTAATCAAAATACGATTGAAGAAATTAATACGGAATATGTCGAAAAACAAGGTATTCATGTAGTCCGCCGTTTAAGTGGTGGAGGAGCTGTGTATCATGATGAAGGTAATTTGAATTTTAGTTTTATTATGCCAGATGATGGTGAATCTTTCCGTAATTTTGGTAAAGTCACTCAACCAATTATTGATGCATTGCATGATATGGGTGTTGATGGTGCAGAATTAAAAGGTCGTAATGATTTAGTAATTGACGACAAAAAATTCTCTGGAAATGCGATGTATGCAACAAACGGTCGCATGTTTGCACATGGTACGTTGATGTTTGATAGTGACATTAATGAAGTTGTGAATGCTTTAAAGGTTCGTAAAGATAAGATTGAATCAAAAGGGATTAAGTCAATTCGCTCACGTGTAACAAATATTCGTCCTTATTTGGCTGATGCGCATCAAAATATGTCAACAGAAGACTTTAGGGAAGAAATTCTTTTAAAAATTTTTAATACAACGGATATGAATGACGTTAATGTTTATAAATTAACAGAGCATGATTGGGAACGAATCAATGCCATTAGTGATAAATTATATCGTAATTGGGACTGGAATTATGGGAAATCACCTGAGTTTGATTTAGTCCGTCGCAAACGATTCCCAATTGGTTCGATTGAAGCCAAAATGAACGTATCACAAGGTCTGATTCAAGAAATTCGTATTTTTGGGGATTTCTTTGGAATGGGCGAAATTGCCGATATCGAGATGATCTTAACTGGTATTAGGTATGATAAGCAAGCTATTACTGAAGCTGTCGATACGATTGATGTTAAAACATATTTTGGAAATATTGAAAAAGAAGATTTAGTTGATTTACTTTATTAAGCCAATTTAAAAAAATACGCCATAAACGTTTCTTTTTTAGAAACATCTATGGCGTATTTTTTTATTGTGTATCAGTAGTAGTTAGCTATCTGTACTATTTTACTAACGACGTGGTTTACGTCCAAGACCAACCGCGTTTTTCATGCGTTGTAGTGTTTTATTAGCAACTTTACTTGCTTCTACAGCGCCTTCATCTAAGATTTGTTGTAATTCATCAGAGACTAGGAGTTCTTTGTAGCGCGTTTGGATGGGTTCTAATTCATTAACCACCACTTCCGCTAAATCAGCTTTAAATGTTGCATAGTTACTATCAGTATATTTTGCAACAATTTCGTCAATTGTTAAGTCAGACATCGCTGAATAGATAACAAGTAAATTTGAGATGCCAGGTTTATTTTCTGGATCGTATTCAATCACGCCACTTGAATCAGTGACAGCTGATTTGATTTTCTTACGGATATTTGAGGGCTCATCAAGCATCGAAATGAAACCTTTGCTGTTTGTATCAGATTTACTCATTTTTTTCGTAGGTTCTTGTAGGCTCATAATGCGACCGCCAGCATCTTTTTTAGGAATTTTTACTTCTGGCATGACTAAAATAGGTTGTTTTGGCGTAGCATAACGTGTATTAAAACGTTCAACGAAGTCACGTGTTAATTCAAGATGTTGTTTTTGGTCTTCGCCGACTGGGACTAAGTTAGTGTTATAAAGAATAATATCCGCAACCATTAGTGGTGGGTAAGTTAACAGGCCAGCACTAACGCTTGTGCGACCAGTTTTTTGTGATTTATCTTTAAATTGAGTCATACGTTCTAATTCACCTAAAGGTGTATTACATTGAACAATCCAAGAAGCCTCAGCGTGAGCAGGTATCTCTGATTGAATGAAAATTGTAGCTTTCGTAGGATCTAGTCCAACAGCTAAATATAATGACGCTAACTGTAAAATTTGTTCGCGCAATTTTAATCGATCTTGTGGAACTGTGATTGCGTGTTCATCTACAATACAAAAATAACACTGATAGTCCTCCTGTAGATGAACGAATTGTTTCATTGCCCCAATGTAATTTCCAATTGTTGGAATACCACTGGGTTGAATACCTGAGAAAATAGTTTCCATCATTTATTACCATCCTTTTTAGTTACTAGTATCTATTATACTAGAAATAATACGGGAAAACACTAATCTGATGCAGATTTTAAATTTATATAGTAATACACAAATTTAAACTGTTATAGTGCGATAGACCTTTTTTAATTAATGTAAAATTTTAGTTAAGAATAGTCGTAACTGTTTTCAAACCTTGTAAAATCAACGTTCATTTATGTTCGTTTATTTAAAAATACTCTTAAAAAAGTGTAGTAATTATGAAGTTGTTATAGTATAATTAGTAACAGATAAGGGACAGCAAAAAATTCCTGTTTATCTAGTATATCTGAAAGGGAGTGATTGTATGTTGAAATTATATACGTCACCAAGCTGTACGTCGTGTCGGAAAGCAAGAGCCTGGTTGCAAGAGCATCAGATTCCTTTTGTTGAACGGAATATCTTTTCTGAGCCTCTAACTCAGGACGAGCTTAAAGAAATATTAAGAATGACTGAAAATGGTACGGAAGAAATTATTTCGACACGCTCAAAAGTCTTCCAAAAATTGGACGTCGATCTAGATGAATTATCACTTCCAGACCTACTAGACTTAGTCCAAAAGAACCCAGGATTATTACGTCGACCAATTATGGTTGATGATAAACGACTACAAGTCGGTTTTAATGAAGATGAAATTCGTCGATTCTTGCCACGTGAAGTTCGTGCAATTGAATTAAAACATGCTCAAATGCTAGCAGGCCTCTAATAAGTTATTAGGATTGCAAAAAGAATACAATTGATTCAGCATGCTCTTTGTAAACACATGCTGTTTTTTTGTTTGTCGAACGTATTCACTTTACTTTTTAGCAATTTACTATACAATAAAGCTAAGGATAAATTTAGAAGAGAGGTGTAGCGATATGGAGATGGAACGTATAAATGAAAATACGATTCGAGTATCAATTGGTAGTGAAGACTTAGAAGCTCGAGGTATTACATTCTTAGACTTGTTAGGCAATCAAAAACAAATCGAAGGATTTTTCTATAGTATTTTAGAGGAAGTTGATGTTGATGAACAATTCCATGAGACTGATGCCGTCACTTTCCAAGTACTACCAAATCGTGATGGACTCGAGTTGTTTATTAGTAAAGCAACCAATAACCTATCGGATTCTCAAAACGATGTTGATTTTAATAATGAAAGCATCAAGCGCGCACTACAAGACAAATTACCAAGAAATGTTATGAATGGTAACTTTGATTTAGAGGAACGCGACCCACAAGATCAATCAGCCGCTTTCCAACCATTTTTAACGGAGTACGATGATGAAGATAGTGAAGATATTTTCAGCATTAAGTTTGTGTTACCAGATTTTGAGGCGTTAATTGAGTTAGCCAAACATTCACGTGTCACAAATGCGATAACTAACGTTTATGCATACAATGATTGCTACTATCTACAAGTCATTTATGACACATATAATTTCCGTGAAGATTTGCTACTTAACCAAGCGGCTCATATGTACGAGTTTGCTACTAGTACAGTTGTAACGGATGATATTTTAGAAGAGTACGGCACGTTGGTTTTTTCTGAGAATGCCTTAGAACAAATCAATCACTATTTTAACTAAATAGATTCTAAAGGAGGGCTTAAGCGTAAGATTAAGCCCCCTTTTTATTGAGGTGAATTAGATGATTAGACGAAATGAGTTTTTATTATATGTAGTATTTGGTGTATTAGGTACACTAATTTATTTCTTTACGCGTTTTACGACACGTGAAGTGACAACTAATGTATTATTACCAGTCATTGTCGGCCAAGTAGTTGCCTTGTTATTTGCTTTTTTTGCCAATAAGTATATCGTATTTAAGAATAGCCATGTTGGGTGGCGTCACAGTATCACACAATTTTTTGAGTTCTTACTGACTCGAGTCGGGGTCTTCTTACTAGATTTAGGAATTGCTTATATTTTTGTAGAAAAATATCAACGATTCTGGATTAAAGCGTTACATTTAAAACAATTAAATTACCATCATGTTTTTTTTGCCAATCCTTTAGTCAGTCGATACATTGGTAATGCACAGTTACTTAATGAATTTTTGTTTACTATTTTATCGCAAAGTTTAGCAGCGATTATCAATTATGTGATTTCTAAACGGGTCGTTTTTAATATTAAACAAACACACGAACCCATTCATCAACGGTATGAAATAACTAGGTAATAAATAACCTTTGAACAAGCTAAGATAGTTTACTTAGCTTGTTTTTTTTATTTTTTATAAAAAGTAGTGTCGATAAGTTATAAATTTGCTACAATTAAATAAAAAGACAGTTGGAGGTTCATAAGTATGATAAAAGATATAAGTGTTAATTTAGGCTTCGATATAGGCATCGCTTCTGTTGGATGGGCAGTATTAAATAATGCTAATGGCAAAATTTTAGAATCAGGTGTTAGTATTTTTCCCAGTGCATCTGCAGAAAGAAATGCTGAACGTCGTAGTTTTCGACAATCACGACGTTTAGTTCGCCGTAGAAATGTGCGTTTGCATGATATGAAAGACTTATTAGAAAAAGCAGGTTTCCCTTATCCGACTAAACAGCACATTTATCCAAATCCTTATGAGCTACGTGTTAAAGGTTTAACGGAACAACTAACAAAAGAAGAATTAGCATTGGCGCTCTATCATCTAGTAAAACGTCGTGGAATCAGCTATGACTTGAAAGATGTCGAAGATGAAACAGGAAAAAATAGTAGTGCTTATCAGGAAAGTTTACAAAAAAATCAAACACTCTTAAAACGCTTGACACCAGGAGAAATTCAATTAAACCGTTTGAAAAATGAAGGGAAAGTCCGAGGTCAGATTGTGACTGAAGATGAAGGAACATTACTGAATGTATTTCCAACTGCTGATTATCGAGATGAAGCGATGACCATCTTATCGCAACAACAAGCATTTTATCCAAACATAACAGATGAATTTATCAAGCAAGTCAGTGAGATAATCACACGTAAACGTGAATATTTTAAAGGTCCGGGTTCACTTAAGTCACCAACTGATTATGGTATTTATAAAAAAGATGGTACTGTTCTTGATAATTTATTTGAAATTCTAATCGGTAAGGATAAGATTTTTCCAGACGAATATCGTGCGGCAAGTAATTCCTATACAGCACAGCTATTCAATTTGTTAAATGATTTAAATAATTTACGAATTGATACGACAGAGGATGGCAAGCTGACAACGGAGCATAAAGAGGAAATTATTCATTATTTGAAAACAACAGACAAGAAAAAGATTAATATGTTAGCTTTAATTAGTCAGGTAACAGGTGCAGAACAAACACACATCAAAGGGTTTCGGATTGACCGTGACGATAAACCAGAGTGGCATTCGCTTGCGATTTATCGGAAAATTTGTCGCAATTTTGCTGAATTAGGAATCGATGTTGCTACTTGGCCAACGACATTACTCGATGATTTAGGACGTATTTTGACTTTAAACACAGAAAATGGGGAAATTCGTCGGGCTTTGACAACAGAAAAATTTAAAGAAAAGTATCCATTTTTAACAGAATCATTGGTTGATACCATGATTCAAAATAAACAATGGTTTCATACAAGTAGTAATCAAAAATGGCACAGTTTTTCATTGAAAACTATGTCACTGTTAATTCCTGAGATGTTAGTCACTTCAAAGGAACAAATGACGCTACTCTATGATTTAGGCCTAATTAAGGAAAAAGATAATATTTATGAAACAGAAACACAAATTAATTTGCCACATATCCTAGCTGATTTGTATAACCCAGTGGTAAGAAAATCAGTCAAACAAACTATGAAGATTTTTAATGCGTTATATCAGAAATACCCTAATATTCAATATATTGCGATTGAAATGCCTCGTGATACTAATGAAGAAGATGAGAAAAAACAAATTAAAGAATTTCAAAAGAAAAATGAACAAGAAAAAGATAAGGCCTATCTAGAATTTTTATCATTATCAGGTGTGAGTGAGACTGAGTTAAATAACAAAATATATAAAAATAAAAAACTTCGAACAATCATGCGTTTATGGTACCAACAACAAGGAATTTGCCCATACTCTGGTAAGCCAATGCCAGCTGAAGACATCTTGAGTACACCTAATAATTATGAAATAGATCATATTATTCCTATTTCTGTCTCTTTTGATGATAGCATGAATAATAAAGTATTATGTTTTGCTAACATGAATCAAGAAAAAGGAAAAAGTACACCTTATGAAATGATGCAAAATGGTCATGGGCAATCATTCGCTAGTCTAAAAGCAATGGTGGCTAAAAATAAGCGGATGGATAATACTAAAAAGAAAAACTTACTCTTTACTGAGAAGTTAAGTGATATTGATGTTCGCAAGCGGTTTATTGCTCGTAATTTAGTTGACACACGATATGCGTCACGTGTGGTACTAAATGAACTACAACAATTTGTTAAAGGGAATCAGTTGGATACTAAGGTGACGGTTGTTCGTGGAAAGTTTACTAGTGTTTTGCGTAAACGCTGGAGTATTAATAAGACACGTGATACGCATCATCATCATGCAATTGATGCGGCAGTTATAGCAGTCACACCAACGCTACGCATTTGGAAGAAAGAAAATGCAGTAATTATTCCTAAACAAGTTGGCGAGCACCTCATTGATGAACCAACGGGTGAGATTTTGGATAAAGAAACGTTTGAAAGAGAAGCCTACACGCCACCATTCACTCATTTTTTAGAAGATGTTCGTCAACTAGCACCAACTATCAAGTTTACGCATCAAGTTGATAAAAAAATGAACCGTAAAATTAGTGACGCGACTATTTATTCCACACGTCAGGTACAACTGGGTAAGGACAAACAACCAGCTGACTATGTATTGGATAAAATTAAAGATATCTATAGCGTTGATGGCTATAAAAAATTTGTTGAGACTTATAAAAAAGACAAAGCAAAATTTATGATGTATCGAATTGATCCTAAGACGTTTGAATTATTAGAACAAATTGTTGCGACATATCCGGATTATGAGGAAGTCAGTTTACCTAATGGCAAAGTTAAGCGTCAGGAGGTCAGTCCGTTTGAACTGTATCGCCGACAAAATGGATGGGTGAAAAAATATTCTAAGAAGCAAAATGGTCCCGCAGTCAAACAACTAAAATACTACAATAAGAAGTTGGGTTCTAAGATTGATATTACGCCGAAAAATGTGACGAAAGGTAAGAAAGTCGTGTTGCAATCACTCTCACCATGGCGGACAGATATTTACTATAATGACGTAACATCAGAATATGAAATCATGGGAATTAAATATTCAGATTTAACATTTGGAAAATGCGGTCAGTATGGCATTAAGCGTGAACGATACGAAGAGATTAAGACAGATGAAAAAGTATCTGCTGAATCATGTTTCATGTTTTCACTTTATCGCAATGACCGTATCAAAGTAATTGATACAGTAAATGATGAAACAGTCGAATTACTATTTGGGTCACGAACGCTACCAAATCAAAAAGGTTATGTGGAGTTAAAACCAATAGATAAAGCCAAGTTTGATTCAAAAGAAGTTGTGTCTTTTTATGGTTCGGTTACTCCTAACGGACAATTTATCAAGCGATTTCTTAAAAAAAATTACTTGCTTTACAAAATCAACACTGATGTACTAGGCAATCCTTTTTATGTTAAAAAAGAAGGAGAAAATCCACGAGATATTATTGACAATAATTAAGTATATGTAGTAATATATAGGTACGAAGGACGCTTCGTACCGTTACTAGATCTTTAAGAATCTACAAAAATAAGGCTTTATGCCGAATTTCCCATTCCTTTTGGAGTGGGTTTTTATTTTATCTAGGGAGGTGTAAGCGTTGACATGGCGTGTGGTACATGTAAAAGATAGCCAAAGTATGAAGTTGAAGCTTGATAATTTAGAAATTATGAAAGGAGGACATTGTTATTTATTACCTTTAGCAGATATTAGTATGCTAGTTTTAGAAGGCAATATGACGGTGACGACTAATATTTTATCAGCACTATCCAAATATAATATTGTAACTGTTATCTGTGATCAAAAATACCTGCCAACAGGGTTACTACTGAATTATGGAGGCTATCATCGTTCAGCAAAAAGAGCCTTAAGCCAAACTTTGTGGACTAGGGAATTGAAAGCAGTTATTTGGAAAGAAATTGTTGGTCAAAAAATGTTAAATCAAATCGTGTTTGCACAAACTAAAGACGTCACACAAGAGCGTTTGGATTTAATGACTGATTTGTATAGTGAGCTCCAGATTGGTGATATAACGAATCGTGAAGGTCATGTGGCAAAGGTTTATTTTAAATCATTGTATGGGTCAGAATTTACACGGGAAACGGACTGTTTTGAAAATGCGGCAATGAATTATGGCTATGCCATTTTACGTGCAGCAATGGCACGTTTAGTAGTGGGACAAGGATTACTAACGATGTTGGGGGTTTTTCATTGTAATGAGTACAATGCTTATAATTTAGTTGATGATTTAATGGAGCCGTTTCGGCCAGTGATGGACTATTGGATTGATTATAAATTACTGAGTCAATGTGAGTTTCTCACGTATGATGCTCGGCTGACGTTAATTGATTTCTTGAATCAGCCCATGTTTTACAAAACAACCAAAAGTACTGTAGACCAAGTGATGCAAAAATATGTATCTAGCTTTGTTAAGGCGATGACTGAGGAGAATCCGGCATTATTACATCAAATTAATCTGCAGGATTTTGTGGAGGCGAGGAAATGAGGTATCAACAAATGCGAATTTTATGTATGT containing:
- a CDS encoding lipoate--protein ligase, producing MIFVSNEGITDPRINLAIETYLVQEMPVDEPILLFYINEPSIIIGRNQNTIEEINTEYVEKQGIHVVRRLSGGGAVYHDEGNLNFSFIMPDDGESFRNFGKVTQPIIDALHDMGVDGAELKGRNDLVIDDKKFSGNAMYATNGRMFAHGTLMFDSDINEVVNALKVRKDKIESKGIKSIRSRVTNIRPYLADAHQNMSTEDFREEILLKIFNTTDMNDVNVYKLTEHDWERINAISDKLYRNWDWNYGKSPEFDLVRRKRFPIGSIEAKMNVSQGLIQEIRIFGDFFGMGEIADIEMILTGIRYDKQAITEAVDTIDVKTYFGNIEKEDLVDLLY
- the trpS gene encoding tryptophan--tRNA ligase; translated protein: METIFSGIQPSGIPTIGNYIGAMKQFVHLQEDYQCYFCIVDEHAITVPQDRLKLREQILQLASLYLAVGLDPTKATIFIQSEIPAHAEASWIVQCNTPLGELERMTQFKDKSQKTGRTSVSAGLLTYPPLMVADIILYNTNLVPVGEDQKQHLELTRDFVERFNTRYATPKQPILVMPEVKIPKKDAGGRIMSLQEPTKKMSKSDTNSKGFISMLDEPSNIRKKIKSAVTDSSGVIEYDPENKPGISNLLVIYSAMSDLTIDEIVAKYTDSNYATFKADLAEVVVNELEPIQTRYKELLVSDELQQILDEGAVEASKVANKTLQRMKNAVGLGRKPRR
- the spxA gene encoding transcriptional regulator SpxA, which produces MLKLYTSPSCTSCRKARAWLQEHQIPFVERNIFSEPLTQDELKEILRMTENGTEEIISTRSKVFQKLDVDLDELSLPDLLDLVQKNPGLLRRPIMVDDKRLQVGFNEDEIRRFLPREVRAIELKHAQMLAGL
- a CDS encoding adaptor protein MecA, coding for MEMERINENTIRVSIGSEDLEARGITFLDLLGNQKQIEGFFYSILEEVDVDEQFHETDAVTFQVLPNRDGLELFISKATNNLSDSQNDVDFNNESIKRALQDKLPRNVMNGNFDLEERDPQDQSAAFQPFLTEYDDEDSEDIFSIKFVLPDFEALIELAKHSRVTNAITNVYAYNDCYYLQVIYDTYNFREDLLLNQAAHMYEFATSTVVTDDILEEYGTLVFSENALEQINHYFN
- a CDS encoding GtrA family protein, which gives rise to MIRRNEFLLYVVFGVLGTLIYFFTRFTTREVTTNVLLPVIVGQVVALLFAFFANKYIVFKNSHVGWRHSITQFFEFLLTRVGVFLLDLGIAYIFVEKYQRFWIKALHLKQLNYHHVFFANPLVSRYIGNAQLLNEFLFTILSQSLAAIINYVISKRVVFNIKQTHEPIHQRYEITR
- the cas9 gene encoding type II CRISPR RNA-guided endonuclease Cas9 (Cas9, originally named Csn1, is the large, multifunctional signature protein of type II CRISPR/Cas systems. It is well known even to general audiences because its RNA-guided endonuclease activity has made it a popular tool for custom editing of eukaryotic genomes.) produces the protein MIKDISVNLGFDIGIASVGWAVLNNANGKILESGVSIFPSASAERNAERRSFRQSRRLVRRRNVRLHDMKDLLEKAGFPYPTKQHIYPNPYELRVKGLTEQLTKEELALALYHLVKRRGISYDLKDVEDETGKNSSAYQESLQKNQTLLKRLTPGEIQLNRLKNEGKVRGQIVTEDEGTLLNVFPTADYRDEAMTILSQQQAFYPNITDEFIKQVSEIITRKREYFKGPGSLKSPTDYGIYKKDGTVLDNLFEILIGKDKIFPDEYRAASNSYTAQLFNLLNDLNNLRIDTTEDGKLTTEHKEEIIHYLKTTDKKKINMLALISQVTGAEQTHIKGFRIDRDDKPEWHSLAIYRKICRNFAELGIDVATWPTTLLDDLGRILTLNTENGEIRRALTTEKFKEKYPFLTESLVDTMIQNKQWFHTSSNQKWHSFSLKTMSLLIPEMLVTSKEQMTLLYDLGLIKEKDNIYETETQINLPHILADLYNPVVRKSVKQTMKIFNALYQKYPNIQYIAIEMPRDTNEEDEKKQIKEFQKKNEQEKDKAYLEFLSLSGVSETELNNKIYKNKKLRTIMRLWYQQQGICPYSGKPMPAEDILSTPNNYEIDHIIPISVSFDDSMNNKVLCFANMNQEKGKSTPYEMMQNGHGQSFASLKAMVAKNKRMDNTKKKNLLFTEKLSDIDVRKRFIARNLVDTRYASRVVLNELQQFVKGNQLDTKVTVVRGKFTSVLRKRWSINKTRDTHHHHAIDAAVIAVTPTLRIWKKENAVIIPKQVGEHLIDEPTGEILDKETFEREAYTPPFTHFLEDVRQLAPTIKFTHQVDKKMNRKISDATIYSTRQVQLGKDKQPADYVLDKIKDIYSVDGYKKFVETYKKDKAKFMMYRIDPKTFELLEQIVATYPDYEEVSLPNGKVKRQEVSPFELYRRQNGWVKKYSKKQNGPAVKQLKYYNKKLGSKIDITPKNVTKGKKVVLQSLSPWRTDIYYNDVTSEYEIMGIKYSDLTFGKCGQYGIKRERYEEIKTDEKVSAESCFMFSLYRNDRIKVIDTVNDETVELLFGSRTLPNQKGYVELKPIDKAKFDSKEVVSFYGSVTPNGQFIKRFLKKNYLLYKINTDVLGNPFYVKKEGENPRDIIDNN
- the cas1 gene encoding type II CRISPR-associated endonuclease Cas1 — translated: MTWRVVHVKDSQSMKLKLDNLEIMKGGHCYLLPLADISMLVLEGNMTVTTNILSALSKYNIVTVICDQKYLPTGLLLNYGGYHRSAKRALSQTLWTRELKAVIWKEIVGQKMLNQIVFAQTKDVTQERLDLMTDLYSELQIGDITNREGHVAKVYFKSLYGSEFTRETDCFENAAMNYGYAILRAAMARLVVGQGLLTMLGVFHCNEYNAYNLVDDLMEPFRPVMDYWIDYKLLSQCEFLTYDARLTLIDFLNQPMFYKTTKSTVDQVMQKYVSSFVKAMTEENPALLHQINLQDFVEARK